From one Streptomyces sp. Q6 genomic stretch:
- the glgA gene encoding glycogen synthase: MRVGLLTREYPPDVYGGAGVHVEFLARELRPLVDLDVHTWGEGAGEGVRRHRAWPALDGANDALRTLSVDLSIAAALEGRELVHSHTWYTALAGHLGALHLGIPHVMTAHSLEPLRPWKAEQLGGGYALSAWAERTAIEAADGVIAVSRAMRDDILACYPALEPKRVRVVHNGIDVSLYRADPGTDVLRRFGVDPQRPYVLFVGRITRQKGVPHLLRAARDLVKDAQLVLCAGAPDTPEIGREFRELVEELKRTRDGVRWIPSMLPRSEVVQLLTHASVFVCPSVYEPLGIVNLEAMACGTAVVASRVGGIPEVVEDGASGLLVPYAERNPEAFEAGLAAALNQVVADPGTARRMGEAGRERAAAEFGWDAVARRTVEVYQEILNGT; this comes from the coding sequence GTGCGAGTGGGACTGCTCACCAGGGAGTATCCGCCGGACGTCTACGGCGGTGCCGGGGTCCATGTCGAGTTCCTGGCGCGGGAGTTGCGCCCGCTCGTCGACCTCGACGTCCACACCTGGGGTGAGGGCGCGGGCGAGGGCGTGCGCCGCCACCGCGCCTGGCCGGCGCTCGACGGGGCCAACGACGCGCTGCGCACCCTCTCCGTGGACCTGTCCATCGCCGCCGCCCTCGAAGGCCGCGAGCTGGTCCACTCGCACACCTGGTACACCGCCCTCGCCGGTCACCTCGGCGCGCTCCACCTGGGCATACCGCACGTGATGACCGCTCACTCCCTGGAGCCGCTGCGCCCCTGGAAGGCCGAGCAGCTCGGCGGCGGTTACGCACTGTCGGCATGGGCCGAACGCACGGCGATCGAAGCGGCGGACGGCGTGATCGCCGTGTCCCGCGCGATGCGCGACGACATCCTCGCCTGCTACCCGGCCCTGGAACCCAAGCGCGTCCGCGTCGTGCACAACGGCATCGACGTGTCCCTGTACCGCGCCGACCCCGGTACCGACGTGCTGCGCCGCTTCGGCGTCGACCCACAGCGCCCGTACGTGCTCTTCGTCGGCCGGATCACCCGCCAGAAGGGCGTGCCGCATCTGCTGCGCGCGGCCCGCGACCTGGTCAAGGACGCGCAGCTGGTGCTGTGCGCGGGGGCTCCGGACACCCCGGAGATCGGCCGGGAGTTCCGGGAACTGGTCGAGGAGTTGAAGCGGACCAGGGACGGGGTGCGCTGGATCCCGTCCATGCTGCCGCGCTCCGAGGTCGTCCAACTCCTCACGCACGCCTCGGTGTTCGTCTGCCCCTCGGTGTACGAGCCGCTCGGCATCGTCAATCTGGAGGCGATGGCGTGCGGTACCGCGGTCGTCGCCTCCCGGGTCGGCGGCATCCCCGAAGTGGTCGAGGACGGCGCGAGCGGGCTGCTCGTCCCCTATGCCGAGCGGAACCCGGAGGCCTTCGAGGCGGGCCTGGCCGCGGCGCTGAACCAGGTGGTCGCCGACCCCGGCACGGCGCGGCGGATGGGCGAGGCGGGACGGGAGCGGGCCGCGGCGGAGTTCGGCTGGGACGCGGTCGCCCGGCGCACGGTCGAGGTGTACCAGGAGATTCTCAACGGGACGTGA
- the glgC gene encoding glucose-1-phosphate adenylyltransferase, with protein sequence MRGGPSVLGIVLAGGEGKRLMPLTADRAKPAVTFGGTYRLVDFVLSNLVNGDILRICVLTQYKSHSLDRHVTTTWRMSSLLGNYVTPVPAQQRLGPRWYSGSADAILQSLNLVHDEQPDYIAVFGADHVYRMDPRQMLAQHIESGAGVTVAGIRVPRAEASSFGIITPARDGTRVDAFLEKPTDPPPLPGTPNEVFASMGNYLFTTKTLIDALQTDAEDDESAHDMGGSILPMLTERGVAQLYDFDGNHVPGESERDHGYWRDVGTLDAYYDAHMDLISDHPVFNLDNRRWPIYTHPGQLPPARFCAGGIASDSIVSPGCVIRGQVTRSVLSPGVTIEDGAVVQGSVLHDNVRVGRGAVVRGAVLDKNVEVPSGATIGVNPGRDAELYTVSRAGVIALGKGQAVR encoded by the coding sequence ATGCGTGGTGGGCCTTCGGTGCTCGGGATCGTACTGGCGGGAGGGGAGGGCAAGCGGCTGATGCCGCTCACCGCCGACCGGGCGAAACCGGCGGTGACGTTCGGCGGCACGTACCGGCTCGTCGACTTCGTCCTGTCGAACCTGGTGAACGGCGACATCCTGCGCATCTGCGTCCTGACGCAGTACAAGTCGCACTCGCTCGACCGGCACGTCACGACGACGTGGCGGATGTCGAGCCTGCTCGGCAACTACGTCACCCCGGTCCCGGCGCAGCAGCGGCTCGGCCCGCGCTGGTACTCGGGGAGCGCCGACGCGATCCTTCAGTCCCTGAACCTCGTCCACGACGAACAGCCTGACTACATCGCGGTGTTCGGCGCCGACCACGTGTACCGGATGGACCCGCGGCAGATGCTCGCGCAGCACATCGAGTCCGGTGCGGGCGTCACCGTGGCGGGCATCCGCGTGCCCCGCGCCGAGGCGTCGTCGTTCGGCATCATCACGCCGGCCCGCGACGGCACGCGCGTCGACGCCTTCCTGGAGAAGCCCACCGACCCGCCGCCGCTGCCCGGCACCCCGAACGAGGTGTTCGCCTCGATGGGCAACTACCTCTTCACCACGAAGACCCTCATCGACGCGCTCCAGACCGACGCCGAGGACGACGAATCGGCGCACGACATGGGCGGTTCGATCCTGCCCATGCTCACCGAGCGCGGCGTCGCCCAGCTCTACGACTTCGACGGCAACCACGTGCCGGGGGAGAGCGAGCGCGACCACGGCTACTGGCGCGACGTCGGCACCCTCGACGCCTACTACGACGCCCACATGGACCTCATCTCGGACCACCCGGTCTTCAACCTGGACAACCGCCGCTGGCCGATCTACACGCATCCCGGGCAGCTGCCGCCCGCCAGGTTCTGCGCCGGGGGCATCGCGAGCGACTCGATTGTCAGCCCCGGCTGCGTGATCCGCGGCCAGGTCACCCGTTCCGTGCTCTCGCCGGGCGTCACGATCGAGGACGGCGCGGTGGTCCAGGGCTCGGTGCTGCACGACAACGTACGGGTGGGCAGGGGAGCGGTGGTCCGCGGCGCGGTCCTCGACAAGAACGTGGAGGTCCCGTCCGGTGCGACGATCGGCGTCAACCCCGGCCGCGACGCCGAGCTGTACACGGTGTCCCGGGCCGGGGTGATCGCCCTGGGGAAGGGCCAAGCCGTCCGCTGA
- a CDS encoding acyl-CoA dehydrogenase family protein has translation MARLRGAALEAVGPVAAPQRQVEEHLRRLRMFRVLTGSSEIQKNGIARNLLMPRPPA, from the coding sequence GTGGCCCGGCTTCGGGGGGCTGCCCTCGAAGCCGTTGGCCCAGTAGCGGCCCCGCAGCGACAGGTCGAGGAGCATCTCCGGCGGCTGCGCATGTTCCGGGTGCTGACCGGGTCCTCCGAGATCCAGAAGAACGGCATCGCGCGGAACCTGCTCATGCCGCG